A part of Bacillus rossius redtenbacheri isolate Brsri chromosome 1, Brsri_v3, whole genome shotgun sequence genomic DNA contains:
- the LOC134528162 gene encoding twist-related protein 1-like, which produces MDMVSGRHYHQMGQLKTSTTFPGGYGNPPTSAPTQSGAYPRRFAAEGCGEPQRRPFVFPSEFDDGAVRPSGAGFPAQEELPTATGSPLKLAGADELCLRHQEEAEQLFGGGYPADGGGGGGPARRGRGGGGSVARRRLGAASGAERAPSPGVLRRRRLAANARERRRMNGLNEAFDRLREVIPSLGEDHKLSKFETLQMAQTYIGALCDLLDRGKR; this is translated from the coding sequence ATGGATATGGTGAGCGGGCGCCACTACCACCAGATGGGCCAGCTGAAGACGTCGACGACCTTCCCCGGCGGGTACGGCAACCCGCCGACGTCGGCTCCAACGCAGTCGGGCGCCTACCCCAGGAGGTTCGCCGCGGAAGGCTGCGGGGAGCCCCAGCGGAGGCCCTTCGTCTTTCCGTCCGAGTTCGACGACGGGGCGGTCCGGCCGTCCGGCGCGGGCTTCCCGGCGCAGGAGGAGTTGCCGACGGCTACCGGGTCGCCGTTGAAGCTCGCGGGCGCGGACGAGCTCTGCCTGCGGCACCAGGAGGAGGCGGAGCAGTTGTTCGGCGGCGGCTACCCGGCGGACGGCGGCGGCGGTGGCGGGCCCGCGAGGCGCGGCCGCGGCGGGGGCGGCAGCGTCGCACGACGCAGGCTGGGGGCCGCCTCGGGCGCCGAGCGCGCGCCCTCCCCGGGAgtgctgcggcggcggcggctggcCGCGAACGCGCGCGAGCGCCGCCGCATGAACGGCCTGAACGAGGCGTTCGACCGCCTGCGCGAGGTGATACCCTCGCTGGGCGAGGACCACAAGCTGTCCAAGTTCGAGACGCTGCAGATGGCGCAGACGTACATCGGGGCGCTGTGCGACCTGCTGGACCGCGGCAAGAGGTAG